A DNA window from Pseudomonadota bacterium contains the following coding sequences:
- a CDS encoding ABC transporter ATP-binding protein — MPKAPHVLSIRDLVVEVTGRDGARDVIDGLSLDVPRGRAVALVGESGSGKTLTALAVLGLLPRAAKVRRGAVLFDGEDVLAAGEDRLCELRGDRIGMVFQEPRSALNPLKQVGPQIGEVLRLHKGLGGSLVREQVLSLMEMVGIADPPRSYAAYPHQLSSGVLQRILVAVALACRPDLVIADEPTSALDATVQAQIIDLLARLRRDLRMSMLLITHSLGVVAALADSVAVLHGGRVIEAGDVRQVFAAPEHPYTRSLLEAGAAGGRVRQ; from the coding sequence ATGCCGAAGGCTCCACACGTGCTCTCGATCCGTGACCTCGTCGTCGAGGTGACGGGGCGAGACGGCGCGCGCGACGTGATCGACGGCCTCTCGCTCGACGTGCCGCGGGGGCGGGCGGTCGCGCTCGTCGGGGAGTCGGGCTCCGGCAAGACGCTCACGGCGCTCGCGGTGCTCGGGCTCCTGCCGCGCGCGGCGAAGGTCCGGCGCGGCGCCGTGCTGTTCGACGGGGAGGACGTCCTCGCGGCCGGCGAGGATCGCCTGTGCGAGCTCCGCGGTGACCGGATCGGCATGGTGTTCCAGGAGCCGCGCTCCGCGCTCAACCCGCTCAAGCAGGTCGGGCCGCAGATCGGCGAGGTGCTGCGGCTGCACAAGGGGCTCGGCGGGAGCCTCGTCCGCGAGCAGGTGCTGTCGCTCATGGAGATGGTCGGCATCGCGGACCCGCCGCGGAGCTACGCGGCCTACCCGCACCAGCTGTCGAGCGGCGTGCTCCAGCGCATCCTCGTCGCGGTCGCGCTGGCGTGCCGCCCGGACCTCGTGATCGCCGACGAGCCCACGAGCGCGCTCGACGCCACGGTCCAGGCCCAGATCATCGATCTCCTCGCGCGCCTGCGGCGCGACCTCCGGATGTCGATGCTGCTCATCACCCACAGCCTGGGCGTCGTGGCGGCGCTCGCCGACTCGGTCGCGGTGCTGCACGGCGGCCGCGTGATCGAGGCGGGCGACGTGCGGCAGGTCTTTGCGGCGCCCGAGCACCCGTACACCCGCTCCCTCCTCGAGGCGGGCGCGGCCGGGGGGAGGGTGCGCCAGTGA
- a CDS encoding ABC transporter ATP-binding protein: MKGEPRAPLVEAKEVTKLYYASPGLWAAGGRRKYVRALDRVSLAVFPGETVGLVGESGCGKSTLGRLLIRLETPTAGQIAFDGQDITRLRGGKLRRRRRDMQIIFQDPASSLNPRLKVRTALEEAVRTHRGRVSARQMIAQLGALLEMVRLPVEALGRLPREFSVGERQRISLARALAVEPRFLVADEPVSALDVASRAQLSALLVNLQRELGVAFLLISHDVELVGRLSHRIAVMYLGRIVEIAPTDRLLDAPRHPYTRALLASVLSREPGAFRPPAVVHGDPPSPLEPPKGCHFHPRCPHAEMSCRLIVPLVREVGPGHLSMCHFEFDGDVKLAPRP, encoded by the coding sequence GTGAAAGGCGAACCGCGCGCGCCCCTCGTCGAGGCCAAGGAGGTCACGAAGCTGTACTACGCGAGCCCGGGCCTGTGGGCCGCGGGGGGCCGGCGAAAGTACGTCCGCGCCCTGGATCGAGTGTCGCTGGCCGTCTTCCCGGGCGAGACGGTCGGGCTGGTCGGCGAGTCCGGCTGCGGGAAGAGCACGCTCGGCCGGCTGCTCATCCGGCTCGAGACGCCGACCGCCGGGCAGATCGCGTTCGACGGGCAGGACATCACGCGGCTGCGCGGCGGGAAGCTCAGGCGGCGCCGGCGCGACATGCAGATCATCTTCCAGGATCCGGCGTCGAGCCTGAACCCGCGGCTCAAGGTGCGCACGGCGCTCGAGGAGGCGGTGCGCACGCACAGGGGGCGCGTCTCGGCGCGGCAGATGATCGCGCAGCTCGGGGCGCTCCTCGAGATGGTCCGGCTGCCGGTCGAGGCGCTCGGGCGGCTCCCGCGCGAGTTCTCGGTCGGCGAGCGCCAGCGGATCTCGCTCGCCCGCGCGCTCGCGGTCGAGCCGCGGTTCCTCGTCGCGGACGAGCCGGTGTCGGCGCTCGACGTGGCGAGCCGCGCCCAGCTGTCGGCGCTGCTCGTCAACCTGCAGCGGGAGCTGGGCGTCGCCTTCCTGCTCATCTCGCACGACGTCGAGCTCGTCGGCCGCCTGAGCCACAGGATCGCCGTGATGTACCTCGGCCGCATCGTGGAGATCGCGCCGACGGATCGGCTCCTCGACGCGCCGCGCCACCCGTACACGCGCGCGCTGCTCGCCTCGGTGCTGTCGCGCGAGCCGGGCGCGTTCCGCCCGCCCGCCGTCGTGCACGGCGATCCGCCCTCGCCGCTCGAGCCGCCGAAGGGGTGCCACTTCCACCCGCGCTGCCCGCACGCCGAGATGTCGTGCCGCCTGATCGTGCCGCTCGTGCGCGAGGTCGGGCCGGGGCACCTCTCGATGTGCCACTTCGAGTTCGACGGCGACGTCAAGCTCGCGCCGCGCCCGTGA
- a CDS encoding MBL fold metallo-hydrolase, which produces MIAISLQSGSNGNCIYVEAGDTRLLVDAGISGKQVERRLASRGRDPRSLSAVLVTHDHIDHVKCAGIYARKWGVPVYLTGKTLAAARGRFDLGRIADVRAFGAGDAFEIGGVRVETIPTPHDGTDGVAYAVEHRGKRLGVLTDLGHPFDGLGALVSDLDGVFLESNHDERMLAEGPYPAYLKRRIRGPHGHISNEEAAALLTAAADLGRLQWACLAHLSAENNTPEVALATSARALDGRIPLAVASREIVSDVFEI; this is translated from the coding sequence ATGATCGCGATCTCCCTCCAGTCCGGCAGCAACGGCAACTGCATCTACGTCGAGGCCGGCGACACGCGCCTCCTCGTCGACGCGGGGATTAGCGGCAAGCAGGTCGAGCGGCGGCTCGCCTCCCGCGGGCGCGATCCGCGGTCCCTGTCGGCGGTGCTCGTCACGCACGACCACATCGACCACGTGAAGTGCGCCGGGATCTACGCGCGCAAGTGGGGCGTCCCGGTCTACCTCACCGGCAAGACGCTCGCTGCGGCGCGCGGGAGGTTCGACCTCGGCCGGATCGCCGACGTGCGCGCGTTCGGCGCCGGCGACGCGTTCGAGATCGGGGGAGTGCGGGTCGAGACGATCCCGACGCCCCACGACGGCACGGACGGCGTCGCGTACGCCGTGGAGCATCGGGGAAAGAGGCTCGGCGTGCTTACGGATCTCGGCCACCCGTTCGACGGCCTCGGCGCGCTCGTGTCGGATCTCGACGGCGTGTTCCTCGAGAGCAACCACGACGAACGGATGCTCGCGGAGGGGCCGTACCCCGCGTACCTCAAGCGCCGCATCCGGGGGCCGCACGGGCACATCTCGAACGAGGAGGCGGCGGCGCTCCTCACCGCGGCGGCGGATCTCGGCAGGCTCCAGTGGGCCTGCCTCGCGCACCTGTCGGCCGAGAACAACACGCCCGAGGTCGCGCTCGCGACGAGCGCGAGGGCGCTCGACGGCCGGATCCCGCTCGCCGTGGCGAGCCGCGAGATCGTTTCCGACGTCTTCGAAATCTGA